ATGAAGTATTCAAATTTGCCAATGTGTTGTCCAAATTGGGGGTGAAAAAAGGGGAGCGGGTCTCGTTGATGTTGGCCAATACCCCCCAGAGCGTGATCGCGTATTATGCGGTGTTGCTGCTTGGAGGCATTGTGGTCCAAACTAACCCGATGTATACCGAACGAGAGCTGAAGCACCAGCTGGAAGACGCGGGAGTGGAAACCATCCTGGCCCTGGATCTGGTGTACCCGCGCCTGTCCAAGGTGGCTTCGCAGACCCCCCTGAAGCACATCATTTACACCAGCATCAAGGATTACCTGCCGTTTCCGAAAAATTTGCTCTATCCGTTCAAGCAGAAAAAAGACGGAATGTGGCATGACATCCCATACGGAAACGGCGTTTATGCATACGAGCAATTGATGAAGGCGGCTCCCGCCACGCGGCCGGAACCGGTAGCGCTCGACCCGAAAGAAGATTTGGCGCTGCTTCAGTATACCGGCGGGACGACGGGATTGCCCAAGGGTGTGATGCTGACCCATTACAACCTGGTAGTCAATACATTCCAGTGCATGGAATGGCAGGAAAAACACGATGAAGAGCAGCAGCGGGTGCTGGCTGTGCTGCCGTTTTTCCACGTTTACGGGATGACGGTGGTGATGAACCTCAGCATTGCCACGGGCGCGCTGATGATCCTGCTGCCGCGCTTTGATGTCAAAGAGGTCCTGGAAACCATCCAGAAGGAGAAGCCCACCCAGTTTCCCGGCGCGCCGACGATGTACATCGGACTGCTCAATCATCCGGATGTCAACAAATATGATTTGTCGTCGGTGAACATCTGCCTCAGCGGCTCTGCGCCGCTTGCCCCTGAGGTCCAAAAGCAATTTGAGACCCTAAGCAACGGCGGTCTCTTGGTGGAAGGGTACGGGCTGACAGAGGCTTCACCGGTCACCCACTCCAATCCGATCAATGGCCTCCGCAAGGTGGGAAGCATCGGCATCCCTTGGCCGGATACGGATGCCCGCATCGTGGATGAGGAGGGAAATGATGTCCCCGTGGGCGAAGTGGGCGAGCTGATCATTCGCGGACCTCAGGTCATGAAGGGGTACTGGAACCGCCCCGATGAAACGGCAAAGACGCTGCGGGATGGCTGGCTTTACACGGGGGATATGGCCAGGATGGATGAGGACGGGTACTTCTACATTGTCGACCGGAAAAAGGATATGATCATCGCGGGTGGATTCAACATTTACCCGCGGGAAGTGGAGGATGTTCTCTTTGAGCATCCGGCGGTCAAGGAGGCGGCCGTGGTGGGGGTACCCGACCCGTACCGGGGAGAGACCGTCAAGGCTTTCATCGTTCTCAAGGAAGGAAAGACGGTGACGGAAGAAGAGCTGGATCAGCATTGCCGGGCAAATCTGGCGGCCTATAAGGTGCCGAGGATCTACGAATTCCGCGATGAACTGCCCAAAACAATGGTCGGCAAGGTGTTGCGCCGGCAACTGCAGGAAGAGGAACGGGCCAAATATCAGCAGCAGCGTCCGCAACCGGCAGAGCAAAACGCGCAAGAAGGGTAGAGCGTGAGCACTTGATAAAGCGCGGACGCTAGGCATTTGCGCCAAAACAAGGCAAGGGCTGTCCCTTAAGTCTTGCGACTGAAGGACAGCCCTTTTCATGCTTCCTTTATTCCCCAGGCTTCTGCCAGCAATTCCACCAGGTGGAGGACACGGACGGATGAATCCAGGCCGGCGCGATGGATGCCCATCTGCAGCTGCAACTGACAGCCGGGGTTTGTGGTGACGATGATAGCCGCTTTCGTGTCGCGGACCGATTCCATCTTCAGGTCGAGAATCTGCATCGATTCTTCAAAGTGAAGGAGATTGTATACGCCCGCTGAACCGCAGCAATGTTCCGCATAGGCCATCTCGCGGAAGGTGATGCCTGGGATGTGGCGAAGCAGCTTGCGAGGTGCTTCGGTTACCTTTTGGACATGGCTCATGTGGCAGGAGGGCTGATAGGTGATGACTTCGCGCATGGGTTTGGCGGCGGGTTGCTCTTCCGCCTCATCCAGCAGCTGGCTGATGTCCCGGACTTTTGCGGCGAAGGCTTTTGCCCGCTCTTCCCAGTCCGGTTCAGCGGCAAAGAGCAACGGATATTCTTTCAGATGGGCGCCGCATCCTCCGGCGTTGCTCACCACCCAGTCCACGCCCCCCTGCTCGGCGGCCAGGATGTTCTGCTTGGCCAGCCGGACGGCCATTTCCACTTCGCCGGTGTGGGCGTGCAGCGCGCCGCAGCATGTCTGGCCCTGCAGGAGAACCACCTCATAGCCGCAGTGTGAGAGCAGCTCCATGCTCAGCCGGTTGACGCGATGGAACAGGACTTCCATGATGCAGCCGTGCAGGAACCCCACCCTGACCCGCTTTTCCGGCGCTTTCCCAGTTCTTTTTGGCGCGCGTGGAGGCAGGAACCGGGGCAGCTTTCTGTCCCGGGGTGATGGGACCGTTGGCAGAACCGCTTCCCACTGCCCCAGGTTACCGGGAAGCAGTCGCAACAGGTTCAGCCGCCTGGCCAATGACTGAAAGCCGAGCGACTGATAAGCCCACAACAGGTGGCCCGCCCGCCGCAACCGGCCGGGAAAGGGAAGAAGGGAGGCCAGCAGCCGTTTGCGGACCGCCCGTGTGCGGGCCGGTTCCCGTTTTACTTCAGCCAGCGCGTGGCTGGCCGCCGCGTGAATCCGGCCGTATTCCACTCCCGTGGGACAAGCTGTTTCACAGGCGCGGCAACCCAGGCAGAGATCGATGGGTTCGGCCAGCTCGGCCAGGGGCAGCTTGCCTTCCGCCGCCATCTTGACCAGGTTGAGCCGGCCGCGCGGGGAGTGGGTTTCCCTTCCCGTCGTCCGGTATGTGGGGCAGACCGGCAGGCAATACCCGCATTGCACACAGGACAATGTTTTTTCATGGGCCGTCTCCAGCAGGGAAGGTTTGCTCATGTTTCCAGCACCCACCTTTGTCCGGGTTCGGGAAAGATTTTTCCGGGATTGAGGATCTGGTTCGGATCCCAGGCCTGTTTAATCCTGCGCATCATGTCAAGGCCTACAGGTCCCAATTCCATCTCCATAAAGGGGGATTTCATCAGGCCAATGCCGTGTTCTCCAGAGAGCGTTCCGCCAAGCGATACCGCCGCTTCGAAGATCTCCCGCACCGCCTGCGCCGCCCGCTGCATTTCCTCTTTGTTCCGTTCGTCGCAGATAATGTTCGGATGCAGATTGCCGTCGCCGGCATGGCCGAACACCACCAGATGGAGCCGGTATTTTTCCCGGATCTCCTTCAGGCGGGCAAACATGGCCGGGATTTGGCTCCGTGGGACGGTCGCGTCTTCTGCGATTTTGGTCGGTTTGATGCGGGCGATGGCCGGAGAGACCAGTTTCCGGATCTGCCAGAGCTTTTGGGCCTCCTCGGAAGTTTCAGGGATTTGCACGCTGCGGGCGCCCAGGTTGCGGCAAATCTCGCCCGCTTGGCGGATTTCTTCCTGGACGGCGGCAGGATGGCCGTCCACCTCAATCAACAGGATGGCTTCCGCATCCAGAGGCAGGCCGCTGGGCCGGTAGGCCTCCACCGCTTCCATCGAGGCCTGGTCCATGATTTCCATTTTGGCAGGCAGGATGCCGGAAGCCAGAACACGGGAGATGGCTTTTCCCGAATCGACCAGGTCATCAAAGACAGCCATCAGCGTGGCTGAGGCGGGCGGTTTTGGGATCAGGCGGAGGATGGCTTCGGTGATGACGCCGAGCGTCCCTTCGGAACCGACGATCAACCGGGTCAGATCATAGCCAGTGACGTTTTTCACGGTACGGCCGCCCGTCCGGATGATCTCCCCCTGCGGCGTGACTACTTCCAGGCCGAGCACGTAATCCTTGGTGACGCCGTATTTCAGGCCGCGCGGGCCGCCGGAGTTTTCCGCCAGGTTGCCGCCTATCGTGGAGACGGCGGCGCTGCTGGGATCGGGCGGGTACATCAGGCCCGCCGCTTCCGCCGCCTGGTGGATGCGTGCGGTCAAGACGCCAGGGGAAACGACGGCCACCAGATCTTCGGCGTCCACTTCCAGCTTTTTGTCCATGGCTGAAAGATCCAGAACCACGCCCCCTTTGACGGGCAGACAGCCGCCGCTCAGCCCGCTGGCCTGGCCGCGGGGGTAGACGGGGATCCGGTGGCGGTTGGCCCATTTCAGGATGCCGGCGATCTCGGTCGCCGATTCGGGCTGGATGACCACATCAGGCAAAAATTGACCGAACGAGGCGTCGTAACTGTAGCTGTAGCGGTCGGCCGGTCCGGTCAGCAGCCGTTTCTCGTCGCGGATGAGGGAACGGAGTTCGTTGAGCGATTCAGTGTTGATTTTCCCGTACATGCCGGCCCTCCTCACGTACCTGAGTTCAAATTGGTTTCGACGATAGCGATTCGATTTTCCCCAAGCTGAACCACGGATTCGCCTGAGGATTCCAAGGATACCGGGATGGCAGGCTGAATTGAGGAACGGGTTTCAGTGCGATCCATATTAAACAAATCAATATGCCAACAAGAATGAACCGGTTCGATCTATCCGCCAAGTGATTCTCCTCCGATATGATGAGCCCCTTGACTCCCGTCCTCTCGTCATGACGTATTTCATCTATTCTATAATGCGCAAATAGGCTGTGTCCACTGTCTAGTAAAGGGAGCGGTACATGAACCATCTGCTTGAGGCGGTTCAA
The nucleotide sequence above comes from Bacillus thermozeamaize. Encoded proteins:
- a CDS encoding long-chain fatty acid--CoA ligase (activates fatty acids by binding to coenzyme A), which gives rise to MAEKPWLKHYSENVRATLEYPEKTLGDLFIETTEKYPEREAIHFLGKRLTYRQLRDEVFKFANVLSKLGVKKGERVSLMLANTPQSVIAYYAVLLLGGIVVQTNPMYTERELKHQLEDAGVETILALDLVYPRLSKVASQTPLKHIIYTSIKDYLPFPKNLLYPFKQKKDGMWHDIPYGNGVYAYEQLMKAAPATRPEPVALDPKEDLALLQYTGGTTGLPKGVMLTHYNLVVNTFQCMEWQEKHDEEQQRVLAVLPFFHVYGMTVVMNLSIATGALMILLPRFDVKEVLETIQKEKPTQFPGAPTMYIGLLNHPDVNKYDLSSVNICLSGSAPLAPEVQKQFETLSNGGLLVEGYGLTEASPVTHSNPINGLRKVGSIGIPWPDTDARIVDEEGNDVPVGEVGELIIRGPQVMKGYWNRPDETAKTLRDGWLYTGDMARMDEDGYFYIVDRKKDMIIAGGFNIYPREVEDVLFEHPAVKEAAVVGVPDPYRGETVKAFIVLKEGKTVTEEELDQHCRANLAAYKVPRIYEFRDELPKTMVGKVLRRQLQEEERAKYQQQRPQPAEQNAQEG
- a CDS encoding glycolate oxidase gives rise to the protein MSKPSLLETAHEKTLSCVQCGYCLPVCPTYRTTGRETHSPRGRLNLVKMAAEGKLPLAELAEPIDLCLGCRACETACPTGVEYGRIHAAASHALAEVKREPARTRAVRKRLLASLLPFPGRLRRAGHLLWAYQSLGFQSLARRLNLLRLLPGNLGQWEAVLPTVPSPRDRKLPRFLPPRAPKRTGKAPEKRVRVGFLHGCIMEVLFHRVNRLSMELLSHCGYEVVLLQGQTCCGALHAHTGEVEMAVRLAKQNILAAEQGGVDWVVSNAGGCGAHLKEYPLLFAAEPDWEERAKAFAAKVRDISQLLDEAEEQPAAKPMREVITYQPSCHMSHVQKVTEAPRKLLRHIPGITFREMAYAEHCCGSAGVYNLLHFEESMQILDLKMESVRDTKAAIIVTTNPGCQLQLQMGIHRAGLDSSVRVLHLVELLAEAWGIKEA
- a CDS encoding glycolate oxidase subunit GlcD; protein product: MYGKINTESLNELRSLIRDEKRLLTGPADRYSYSYDASFGQFLPDVVIQPESATEIAGILKWANRHRIPVYPRGQASGLSGGCLPVKGGVVLDLSAMDKKLEVDAEDLVAVVSPGVLTARIHQAAEAAGLMYPPDPSSAAVSTIGGNLAENSGGPRGLKYGVTKDYVLGLEVVTPQGEIIRTGGRTVKNVTGYDLTRLIVGSEGTLGVITEAILRLIPKPPASATLMAVFDDLVDSGKAISRVLASGILPAKMEIMDQASMEAVEAYRPSGLPLDAEAILLIEVDGHPAAVQEEIRQAGEICRNLGARSVQIPETSEEAQKLWQIRKLVSPAIARIKPTKIAEDATVPRSQIPAMFARLKEIREKYRLHLVVFGHAGDGNLHPNIICDERNKEEMQRAAQAVREIFEAAVSLGGTLSGEHGIGLMKSPFMEMELGPVGLDMMRRIKQAWDPNQILNPGKIFPEPGQRWVLET